gagaagatgacTCCGTGGatgttcccctcccttccctctgcctccCTGCGGCCCTTCCCACAAGCCAAAAGAagagaggcaggggaggagccaacgCCTCTCTTAGCCGGCAAGCCAGCTTCAGCAGAGAATCCCTGTGTCCACGCAGCCCCATAGAGAGGTATCCAAAGCCAGACACAGGGCTCAACAGCctggacgggggagggggggggcagggggtagaAAAGAGGCTGCAGCTCAGGtggtcctagggttgccagatccaagctggTAAATGCAAAGAGATTTGggactggagcctggggaggccagcGGCCTTAACGGGATGCAAGGCCCTACAGTCCAACGTCCAAAGCaccccgttttctccaggggaaatgatccctGCAATCTGGGGATGCGGTGTAATTCTGGGGgttccccaggtgccacctggaggctggcatccctaggtcgccccccaccccacccccttctctccGTTTTGCTGCCAGAAGCGCCTTACCTACCGCTCAGCAGAAGCTGCAGGAATGGCCGGGTCCGGGAGGTGCCTTTTGAAagcgtgggaggggggaggcggtaAATAACAGCCAGCGGCCTCATCCAATGGGACGCAGAGATTGCCGGCGTCAGATTTCGACCAGCCACTCGCACCAGGGAAGAGCCCTGTCCCCAGAGAAGACTCGAAAGCTGCGAAATCGGGTTTCCCCGGTTCTCTTTCAGGGAGGTGTGGATGGGGAAGAGAGTGCGGATACTGTAGGGTGGCTGAActccagcaggggctcgtgggaattgtagtcccacgGACTGCTCGAACACCACGGGTTGGCCACCCCTATAGGGATACAGATTACATTTCTGCATATTTTTCATGCTAGTGCTGATATATGGCTTGCAttcatctgaagtagcacaataaaatcagagtccggtagcacctttaagaccaacaaagattcattcaaggcgtgagttttcgagggcaagcactcttcctcagactaagaactgaccatcataacagtaggaataagcAAAAgctaatcctgttacattagtaaactgagtCACGGCATCCACCCACAGCCACAAGATAATTCCCTGCCATACCAGCTATTCAGACCCCTCgagcccatttgtagttcacaaagacatgtcagaaataaaactgtcaaagccactGATCCGCGGCTCATACCTGGTGACACAGGTATCCTTGTCACCAGGTATGAGCCGTGATTAAAGATGATCCATTAATCATCAGGATCCCAGACCACCCCGGGCCCCTCCTTCAAGTGATCCCCTGGGGGACACAGCCATCCCACGACCTATCTAGCCCTAAACTCCCATCTGTACTAAGCCCCCTTCCCTAAACAGCCCACCCACAAAAAGAATCCTACCCCCCAGATCTCCCCCAATGGGGCCTCTCCATGCCCATCACCCTCCTCCCCAGGGCCCCTAGGGCAAACTAACAACCTCCCAGCTCCCCCTCAACGATCTTCCGGGGATCTGTATCAGAGTCCGTTGGTGGCTCACTGTTCTGGCAGCCCCTCCCAGACGATGCTTACGTCACCCCTCAAAGGCCCCCCACCCCGCTTAGAGCATGACTGAAGTTCCTGCTGGCAGATTGAATTCTCCCGGGATCAAGGCTCTAGGTAAGCACTCCGTGTCTGAAACGTCGCTGCTCTGCCATTTCGCTGCCACCTGCCAAGGGACCCACCTCGTCATCTTGCCTCCAGGGACCAAGTCTGCATTTGGAGCTCCTCCTGCTGTTTCCTCAGTCAGCTGAGGTTTGCCAGCTCGTCACGGGAGTCCCTGCCGGCACTGCGCCCTCCCTAAGATGAAATACTTGTGGGAAGGCCAATAGTCCTCCAATGCCCTGGATCTGTGCTCCAGTGTCTTGGGTGCAAATTACCAGCCACTGGACATCTTATGgaagaggtccccccccccatgccactatTTTTAATGAACAGTTGACATTTTTGCTTAGAAAATAATGCAATCCCTTCCTTCTCTGTTGGAGGGCATTGTGGGCACGGGGCCTGCTTGCCTCTTCAGATTTGTATTGTTCTGGGGTCTCGTTCAGAGTGCTTGACTAGGATCTcaaagacccaggttcgaatcctcactgtGCTCTGGAAACTGGCTGGTGACCTTCTGCCAGTCACAGACTCTCAGGATACCCCAcgttgcagggttgttgtgatgatcaaATGGAGAATGGCGTGAATTGCTTTGGGTCCCTTCCCTGTTAGGAAGAAATGCAGGGTATGCAAACAAAGCCGATAAGTAAAGTTCTCACCAAAGCTTTATTGGGGTTTGTATGGCAAAACCATTGGAGCACAAGTCAAGCACTGTGCATTTGTACATAAGGATTCTGCTTTGGTCTTCCAAGTGCTGCTTCTCTAAGAAAGAGCACAGAGAACTTCTCTCTTTGCATCCTTTATCTTAGAATGGCCCCCACCAATGCTCCTCCAGCAGTTATGGCAGCTTTCGTAGCGAAAGACAGACCTGCCACACCTAGAAAGAAAGATCAAGAGAAACCATTAGCCTAAACTAGCGATACCTGACATGGTGCAATCtagtgttatttatttagatttttataccgcccttccctatggctctgggcggtttacataaaacattgaagaacatttacatagaactatatcagtataaacaaataacaagAATATTtcaactagaacagcattcctacaaacaactttgacaatcccttggtaggtttgacctctcagactgagggggggacctgtaggtgttttaagtcagtcggcctcaagcaaatgcctggtggaagagctcctggtGGAAGAGTTACCAGCTCCAGCTGAAATTCCTGGATTTGGGGGGCAGTGACTGGGGAGGGCAACATTTGGAGAGGggggctcagcagggatgtgatgccataaagtccgccccccagagcagccattttccccagaggaacagatatctgtagtctgggaaTCAGTTCTATTCCAGGAAAATtcctggtcctacctggaggtggaCGATCTTTGTGAAACTGTTGTGCTCCCCGATGCACCCTGATGGGCTTCATCAAAACATCTCTTCCTCAAACCAAGGAGCCAGGCCTGGCTTTTCTCCACCTCCCCGTATCAGAAGACCTTTGGTTCTGCACGGGTGGTGCCCATTCAGAAAGGTGCCTTCATCACAGGAAGATGCTTGATTTGCACATTCCTAGTATTTGGGGGAACTTAGCAATggtttgtgactggccccagcAATCTTGTGCCAGCCATCTTGCAGTGGCACCTGGTCCGTTCTCTAGATTCCAAACATGCTTCACCCCTTCTGGCACGAATTTTTTCAGAGGCCTAATCCCCACTTTCTCCTTAAGAGAGGCATGCATACCAATTGACTGAAAGGTGGCCACGAGACTCCCAGCAGCCACTCCTCCACCGTTGGCGATGGCAGCTACCGACATCATCTTTGCCGCAATGGATCCACTCAAAATTCCTGCTGCTGTGAAGCCCAGCATTCCAACTGCCACAGGGACTCCCACGATGGCGACAGCtgcatagtaaaggtaaaggtatcccctgtgcaagcaccgagtcatggctgacccttggggtgacgccctccatcgttttcatggcagactcaatacggggtggtttgccagtgccttccccagtcgtttaccccccagcaagctgggtactcattttaccgacctcggaaggatggaaggctgagtcaaccttgagccggctgctgggattgaactcccaccctcatgggcagagcttcagactgcatttctgctgccttaacactctgcaccacaagaggctcttaagctgCATAGTAAGAACTACTAAATTAGCTCCTTGGTTCATCACCGCAACCTCATAAAAACACAGTCCTTTAGAGAGGCTGCATTAGGATGGCCTAAGCTAGTCCAATGTCATCAGGAGCTGTACAAGGTtggccttggatgggagaccacaaggaaggcaaggtttgctacacagaggcaggcaatggcaagcagagtactgtgtgcagttctggaggcctcacttcaagaagaatgtagataaaattgaaagggtacagaggagagtgacgaggatgatctggggccaaggaaccaagccctatgaagataggttgagggacttgggaatgttcagcctggagaaaaggaggctgagaggggacatgataggcctctttaagtatttgaaaggttgtcatttggaggagggctggatgctgtttccattggctgcagaggaaaggacgcacagtaatgggttcaaactatcaggaaaaaattttcacagtcagagtagttcagcggtggaataggctgcctaaggaggtggtgaactccccctcactggaagtcttcaagcaaaggttggatacacacttttcctggatgctttaggatgctttgggctgatcctgcgttgagcagggggtttgactagatggcctgtgtggtcccttccaactctatgtttctaagcCACCTTTgtttgtctctagccttgagaatCCAGCAGGGTTGTCCTAGATCACCCAGACAGCACACAGTACTTGCTCAGTTACAAGTGTGCTGTTGAGTGGGGAGAGGTGAGCAAAGGCTGTCTGCCATGGCCcatctctgcaaagtcttccttgatggtctcccatccaagtactgatcctgcttggcttctgagatctgatgaggttagactacatcagtggtccccaacccccggtctggggaccggcaccggtccgtggatcagttggtaccgggccgtggctcctcctcgtcctcctccccagctgctgccttgggggctgccctgcctctctgcagccggttcacctttggtatattccagcagccaccatggttaGGCccccccccttggcgtggcactgcgcagctgctgctggcaacaccccccagcaggcggcgggaagtcaggggtgtcagcaggaaagcaagtggagcaggggctcaggtagcggcggtaacatcccttggcaaaagactacctcccccccccccccgggcctcagtaatattttccagcattgaccggtccccggcgataaaaaggttggggaccactggactacatGACTAGGGCTGCCATGTACTGATTGACTAGAAACTTACCTAAGCCAGCTGTAGCTCCAAGGCCAACGGTGTCTAAAGAAAAAGAGACTTATGTTAATAAATGGATCCCATGGGAAGTATTTGGAACCTGAGCTGGCTCGTCAAAAGCCGTTATCCCACGTAAGCTAAAAGCCCATTTCTCTGCAACATTCAGCAGCTAAGCCAGCCATACCTTTTTAAGATTGATATTTTTCTATGATTAAATGTTAGTGAAAATGCAGAAAAGACATTTACAGCTGTCAATGAAGACTAAGGGCTGCAATTCTgagaatgctttcctgggagtaagcccctcaTACAAACATAAGGGGGCTGGCTTCtgggtagacctgcttaggaagcccccccccctccactaagCCAGTGTACTGAGGTCTGCCCAATGGATGCATAGAGATTCCAGCTTATCAGTCAAGTTCCAGACCATTTGCGCAGAAGCGAGGGGAGTAGAAGATATACATAAGGACTGGTGAGGCTGAAATAACAACATATTTGTCAACCACTCTTTCTCAAcgtttttcactgttgagaaccccctgaaacattctccaggcttcaagaaacaccagaataggtgcaatggtgcagaatgtggctgggaagcagaactgtgcacctggggcccctctccttcccaccccctccaggaccatcactggccattttggtgggggggggggcaggttgacatgaccatatatcacccaataaatgtttgacaaattttaaaaatatccaaaaaatgaattaacttccacccattcaggaagcccttcccaaGCCATCaggaaactccagagtttcacaaaatgttggttgagaaagcctgttctacaggTTACCCCTCCACAGCCGCCTTATACAGAATTAGATCATCGCAGTCCTGAGACTTTCACATCCCTACTGCCTGATATCttaaccggagatgccagggagaGAGGACAATGGAAGCAAAAATCACCAGCTCCCCTGACATTTCAAAGGGGATATTTCCCTGGGGTTTGTGGGGGGTAGAAATGCACACATCTTTTTGGGAGAGAAGCATGCCTCCAGTTTTAATCAAGGACAAAATAGTGTTGTGAACCATCTGGGGAATACGGGAGGTAAAACCTGGCCTTCTTACGCAGCATTGTGTCTCCTGCCTGACGAGACTGTCCGTCAGAGTCGAATCACCTGGACAGAGACATCAGATACATGGTTAGAGTAATCCAGGAGAAAAATCGGGCCTAAAGCCTCACCCAAAACCCCGTTTAATCCCTCTGCCTATCTTTGCAAAGGTACATGATGCATAGGAAGCCTGTGCAGCTATTCTGTTCTAAGCCTGTCGAATTCATTGGGTTTAGGCTGGAGTAGCCACAAGAAAGGGCCGTTTGTGGCAGAAAATCCCAAAAGGCATTGTGTAGCTCTTTAAAGAGTAACATCAGATGGCCCTGGGGTTGTCAGGTTCCTCGTCtaccagcaggggaggggggggggtgttgatggatccaagttgggaagcttctggagatttgggcactggagcctggggaagccagggatctcagtggggcgcAGTGCCCTataatccacccttcaaagcatctccaaggaaactgatccctgtagtctggagatgagatgtaattctgagagatccccaggtgccacctggaggctggcatccctaggtcgcccccctccatcccccccccctttgcatgaACTTTGGGTCTCTTCGCTACCTTACCTGCCGCTGAGGAGAAGGTCCTGAAATGGCCGGGACGGGGCAGGGTTACCTGGTTTGGGCAGAAGGCAAACAACAGCCAATAGGACGCACAGGATCCCGGCGTCAGATTTCGACCGGCCACTCGCACCAGGGCAGATCCTTTCCACCAGAGAGAAATCAAGAGCCGCAAAATCGGTTTCGATTCCCGAATTCTCTTTCAGGGAGGTGTGGCCGAAgatgcttggggaagggaggggggcggatcCTGGCCTGACACGGGTTACATTCTTGCAAATCTTTCATGCTAGATATAGCTTACACTCATCTGGGCTACAGTTACGGGAGGGGGGGACACTTTTATTGAGATGAAttcttaaaaggaaaagaaagcaacaCTTTCCCTGGGCTTTCTCTTGACAGAATAGTAAGATCCCCAGTAGAACTTTAAAGACCAATAGGATTTCCAGGGAAGAATTGATTTTTTTATatccacaacaaaatcagagtccagtagcacctttaagaccaacaaagatttatccaaggtgtgagctttcgagtgcaagcactcttcctcagatatgatggtagttcattagtctgacgaagggtgcttgcactcgaaagctcacgccttgaataaatcttggttggtcttgaacagggatagtcaaactgcggccctccagatgtccatggactacaattcccaggagcccctgccagcgaatctgtggggtaggtggggctgagagagctctgagagaaactgtccTGCGAGAACTgtcctgtgactagcccaaagtcacccagctgcctgcaggtgAAAGAGCATGAAATCATATCCAGCTTGCCCGAatggaagccactgctcctaaccactataccactctggctcAGGGcatgagcatttatttatttatttatttatttatttatttatttatttatttatttatttatttatttatgttgaatttatattccgccctcccctgGGGCATCAAAgtttccttcatcagatacaggcCACCCGACCAAggcagttttgactctcaaaagcttctgccctggaaatcttctgctgcagaccaacatcaCTTCTTTCCTGAAACTATCTTGACAGAAAggttgccatagagcaggggtggcccaactgctttcctctattgcaggggtggtcagagtgtagctctccagatgtccagggacagTATGTTTGTACAGGATTGCTGGagttcatttttctctctctgcaaagCACCTTGACAGGACTTTTGTTACTTGCTCTGTGCTGTGCCTGGATGATCTAAGCcgatggtccccaacccccggtctgggtaccggtaccggttcgtggaacagtcggtaccgggccacagctcctcctcatcctcctccccagttgctggctcgggggctgcccagccactctgccgccagctcacctttggtgctctccagtggccgccatggctggggctccccctcagtgtgacactgtgcagctgctgctggcagcacctcccagtgggcggagggaagtcaggggtgccggcgggaaagcaagcggagcaggggctcaggcggcagggGTGACGTCCCttcgcaaaagactaccccccccccccccgagccacagtaaaattgtcaagcgtcaaccggtccccggtggtaaaaaggttggggaccactgatctacgcaacagagctcttctggatGCCAGAACAATCTTCACTGGGCATTTTTCTCAGGCGGCCTGTGAAGCTTTATATTCATTTTCAGTCTTCTGCGCAGGCCAGCCATGGAGAAAGAACTTCCTAGTGGTAGCAACTTGAAAGGGCTCCCCTTGGGCACGCAACATAGCTTTTTCTTGCTGAAAATAGTGCACCTTCTTTGCACCCACCTGGAGATGTCATTATGTGAAGATCCTCTTTCTCATTATCTGTGAGTTTTTCTCATTTTCCTGGTGGCCCCACAATCCCTCTCCAGGAAGTGTGACAAATGTGCCATGAAGATGACACAGACCAAGGAACATTCTCTGTGGCTTTTGTGCCAGAGGGGGTTGCACAACAGCGGCACCACTGCCAGCCTCCCACCCCATCCCTCCCAAGCATATTTGGATGGGGGTTTTGTCTTGGGACAGAAAAGGCCTTGACCAGTTCCAACATTCCAAAAGCAAAGCAATCATCCCCATGGGAGTGGTCTTTCCAGGCAGAATCAATTTATTTGTTCCAATCAACCCCACCATCCAATCCTGCTCATCATTCCTGATCACCAGTTTTGGCCTCATTTCAAATGGGTTGTGTTGGAACTGCCTCCGAAGAAATCCAAGTCTAAGCATTTGCATGAGACTTCTGAGATATCAGAGAGTATCGATCAGGAATCGATCCCTTTTATTTCAGCACCTCTGGTGGATCTAATAAtggtggaggggaggaactttACCATCTTGCCTCCACCTTTACTCCTTCCCTCCACCTGCAAGAACGAAAGGACTACGGTTCCAAGGGAGAAACACCACTACTTCAGCCTGACACACTCTCAATTCCATGGCAACTCTGTCCCTATGCCTTATCTCCACCAGTTTGGGGAGAACCTTGCCATCCTTAGATTTGGGGAGCCCCACTGGTTTCACTCCACTCCAAGACTTTCCCATCCAGCAGGGTTCGGATTCAGAAGACAATGGCACCTCACTTTCTGACCTTGGTTCTGAGTTTCCATCTGACCTATCCCCAGATGAGGGTATATGAGATTCCTCTGACAGCTCACCCAGTGAGGACTTGCACGTCTTCTCTGAACAAGTGCTCTGAATGGCCAAACTGGAGGATGTGAGATCCTCCAATACTAAATCTAAGAGTAAAATTTGGGAAGCCTTTTCCTGGGAGACTGTCTGCTTGGATTGCATTTCCGCAATCCAGATTTCCGGATCTGGCCATGGCTGTGTGAGAGAAGCCATTGTCTATTCTTCCTATATCATGACAGATAGAAAATATGTACAAGATAAGGCAGGAAGATTGCCGATTCTTGTTTATTCATCTAGTACCCTCCTCCTTGGTGGCTGAAGTGGCCCAGTCCAAGTCTTGTAAGTAGTCATCTGCTCCAACAGAAAAGGAAGGTCATAAGCTTGATATTACTAGTTGACATTTCTACTTCTCTGCTGCTCTCAATACGCACATAGCAAACTACCAGGCTATTAAAGCAGCTTATCAACTCTTTTTGTGGGATCGATTAACAACCTAAAAACAAACAGCCACATCTGCTGCCTGAAGATAAAAAGTCTATCTTAGTCCTCCATGCAGAAGTTGTGAAACTTTCAAGCCAGCAAATGAATGGGATCACACATGCTGCTGATTGTTCCACACGTGCCATGACTCCTGCTGTAGCCCTATATAAACATCAACTGCCCTACTACCTGATGCCAGAGCTAAAGCTGAGGATTTGCCTTTCAAGGGTTCCTAGTTTTCTGCAAAGACTTATGACATTCTGGCTCAAGTTAAAAGAAACAGACTCTCAAATCTTGGATGTATCCAGCTTTGCTATCAGGCTCGGCCTTCTCTACTGCATGGATTCCTGAGGCATTCCAGGTACTCACCTCATGGCTGCACTTTCCAAAATCCCTTTCAGCACCAGACATGGCACAGAACACCTGGATCCAATATTAGGGCCATCTTGGTTAGCATCTCCAAAATACACCCAACAAGGGCAAAAATCCTTCCTTTCTCGACAGATTGGCCCCCTTCTTCAGTGAATGTTGCAACATCATGGATGATTTGTGAGTATTGGTTATTGTCCAATATGGAAATaggattgaatttaaaaaaaaaaaaacctctggtaAAACTATTCTCCTGGTGGGCTTTCTCCCCCTTCGACCTTTGAGAGAGGTTGTGCACGATATTTTGTGCATTTGAAGATGGGACTTAACGGTTTCTATTTTATAACTTTTTGGTGTCCAAGAGGGATAGTGATATTAGACCAATTTTAGATTTGAGAAAGTTAAACAAGCTTCTACATGTTAAAAATTGTCCAGTGTTGTTGCTCCCAGTTGTCCTTCATTCATTGCCTTCCATCAAAGTTGTCGTTCATGGTTTTAGAATTCAAGAACGCCTATTTTCATATTCCTCTGATAGAAAATATTTGTGTTTCATGTACAAGGGGCATCTTCTCCACCCGTCTTTCTAATGTCTGAATCCCTCATGTTCAAAAGTTATGACTGgtcccaactagggttgccaactcagtgttggaagattcctggagatttgggttggCAAACTGATGAAGAACTTTGTTCTATGCAAACCTgaattaagaccaacaaagtattataccaggtataagcttttgggtgcctGTAGAAATTCATTTTTTCTTTGGAGATTTAAAAGGAGCACAATCTTTACTCTGAGTTTTAAAGATAAGTTTTTCCTCTCTAAACAGAGAACaggtgggggggtggaggaaataattttgattgctctccagacttacctcagcccaccttcatacaaatgctgaTATGTCCAGGCAATAGGGTGGTCAAACCCCTCTCCCTTTCAAGCAGGGGGAAAAGACTTGGAGATGTTACATACTAGAGAAACTCCAGGAAGGAATTCTTGGACATCTTCAGGGAAAGCTTATTTGATCCAGCCTGAGGTGGTCAATGGGTTGGGAACAGAGAGAAGGTAAAACTCCTGGAAGCAAGGAAGAGGGTCTctttcagtgctcagttcatCAGAGTAGCCAtgactcttaactgaggtctggagtcAGTGATTATTAACCATGCATTGGTCTGAAGAGCTGGAGGAAGCTGCAAGGTAATGGAAACGCTGTAGAGATCGATAGCATCCTAAGCTAAGGAGCGTGTTCTGTATTTTAccatctgatagggcatgtatagagaGGGACAAAAGAACTgtattttacccatttcttttgaatCTCGTTCTAAAAGTACGCTTGTGAATATTTTTGCTTTAATAAATAATACTTTATACTTTTGGTGCTGGTGTAAGTTCTCTGTGccataaaaaagaaaggaagagctggtttttataccccatttttcattacataaaggagtctcaaagcagcttacaaacaccttctcctccctctacccacaacagatatcctgtgagaggGGCTaagagacctctgacagaactgctctgcaagaacagctctaacaaaactgtgactggcccaaggtcacccaactggttgcacatagatgagtgaggaatcaaac
Above is a window of Paroedura picta isolate Pp20150507F chromosome 5, Ppicta_v3.0, whole genome shotgun sequence DNA encoding:
- the LOC143838870 gene encoding interferon alpha-inducible protein 27-like protein 2A — protein: MRPGSAPLPSPSIFGHTSLKENSGIETDFAALDFSLVERICPGASGRSKSDAGILCVLLAVVCLLPKPDTVGLGATAGLAVAIVGVPVAVGMLGFTAAGILSGSIAAKMMSVAAIANGGGVAAGSLVATFQSIGVAGLSFATKAAITAGGALVGAILR